A region of Labeo rohita strain BAU-BD-2019 unplaced genomic scaffold, IGBB_LRoh.1.0 scaffold_1403, whole genome shotgun sequence DNA encodes the following proteins:
- the LOC127158232 gene encoding 28S ribosomal protein S7, mitochondrial gives MAASVRHLLKPWTPSLCLVRWSRYNPYYLDPDPSKDARVPESELSPEEKELQELKTVRPIKAALSSDTSSSFNDPLISKFINMMMQDGNKILARGIMTQ, from the exons ATGGCAGCCTCCGTCAGACATTTACTGAAACCTTGGACACCGAG TCTGTGTTTGGTGAGATGGAGTCGGTATAATCCATACTATCTGGATCCAGATCCCAGTAAAGATGCTCGTGTTCCAGAATCAGAGCTTAGTCCTGAAGAAAAAGAGCTGCAGGAACTGAAAACCGTGAGACCGATAAAAGCAGCGCTGTCAAGCGACACCAGCTCTTCTTTCAATGACCCTCTGATCag CAAGTTCATCAACATGATGATGCAAGATGGCAACAAAATCCTTGCTAGAGGAATCATGACACAG